In Salvelinus alpinus chromosome 20, SLU_Salpinus.1, whole genome shotgun sequence, a genomic segment contains:
- the LOC139546784 gene encoding coiled-coil domain-containing protein 80-like isoform X1: MDALGERNNVVGETKRQRVAILQADPLLRHPQVVATGASRPSTSSTSATIASTGAARPSTTSTSSTSMTTTGAARPSTMSTSSTSMTTTGAARPSTTSTSSTSMTTTGAAMEDDEMEEAPLDLGPPEIIMNLTEVSTEDLVEQDVAVERNRERNEEEQRHTRRHRRYQPPDPLNSFQQRLLQAVERDAAQPDAHRKEDEETFFAMSLVPTLKRLPQQRKAAVKVKMYRLLFEAEFKCTFF, encoded by the exons atggacgctttaggagagaggaataacgtcgtgggagagacaaaaa GGCAACGAGTGGCAATTTTACAGGCAGACCCTCTACTACGTCATCCACAAGTGGTCGCCACCGGTGCATCAAGACCCTCAACGTCATCTACAAGTGCTACCATCGCCTCCACCGGTGCAGCGAGACCCTCTACAACGTCTACATCATCTacgagtatgaccaccaccggtgcagcgaGACCCTCTACAATGTCTACATCATCTacgagtatgaccaccaccggtgcagcgagaccctctacaacgtctacatcatctacgagtatgaccaccaccggtgcagccATGGAAGATGATGAAATGGAGGAAGCACCTCTGGATCTAGGACCACCTGAGATTATTATGAACCTCACGGAAGTGTCCACTGAGGACCTCGTTGAACAGGATGTGGccgtggagagaaacagagagagaaacgaaGAGGAACAACGTCACACCAGGCGTCATCGGCGGTACCAGCCCCCAGATCCACTCAACTCATTTCAGCAGAGGCTCCTCCAAGCCGTCGAGAGGGATGCAGCCCAACCTGATGCTCACaggaaggaggatgaggagacctTCTTTGCCATGAGCCTGGTGCCAACACTGAAGAGGCTGCCTCAGCAAAGAAAAGCAGCCGTCAAGGTTAAAATGTATCGGCTGCTTTTCGAAGCCGAATTCAAATGTACGTTTTTTTAA
- the LOC139546784 gene encoding coiled-coil domain-containing protein 80-like isoform X2: MDALGERNNVVGETKRQRVAILQADPLLRHPQVVATGASRPSTSSTSATIASTGAARPSTTSTSSTSMTTTGAARPSTMSTSSTSMTTTGAARPSTTSTSSTSMTTTGAAMEDDEMEEAPLDLGPPEIIMNLTEVSTEDLVEQDVAVERNRERNEEEQRHTRRHRRYQPPDPLNSFQQRLLQAVERDAAQPDAHRKEDEETFFAMSLVPTLKRLPQQRKAAVKVKMYRLLFEAEFK, encoded by the exons atggacgctttaggagagaggaataacgtcgtgggagagacaaaaa GGCAACGAGTGGCAATTTTACAGGCAGACCCTCTACTACGTCATCCACAAGTGGTCGCCACCGGTGCATCAAGACCCTCAACGTCATCTACAAGTGCTACCATCGCCTCCACCGGTGCAGCGAGACCCTCTACAACGTCTACATCATCTacgagtatgaccaccaccggtgcagcgaGACCCTCTACAATGTCTACATCATCTacgagtatgaccaccaccggtgcagcgagaccctctacaacgtctacatcatctacgagtatgaccaccaccggtgcagccATGGAAGATGATGAAATGGAGGAAGCACCTCTGGATCTAGGACCACCTGAGATTATTATGAACCTCACGGAAGTGTCCACTGAGGACCTCGTTGAACAGGATGTGGccgtggagagaaacagagagagaaacgaaGAGGAACAACGTCACACCAGGCGTCATCGGCGGTACCAGCCCCCAGATCCACTCAACTCATTTCAGCAGAGGCTCCTCCAAGCCGTCGAGAGGGATGCAGCCCAACCTGATGCTCACaggaaggaggatgaggagacctTCTTTGCCATGAGCCTGGTGCCAACACTGAAGAGGCTGCCTCAGCAAAGAAAAGCAGCCGTCAAGGTTAAAATGTATCGGCTGCTTTTCGAAGCCGAATTCAAAT AA
- the LOC139546779 gene encoding ADP-ribosylhydrolase ARH1-like — protein sequence MSDTVPLEQRYKASMVLSGAGDALGYNHGHWEFENDGVFIHEEVQKRGGLEKLDAKDFPVSDDTVMHLATAEALVKVGKGKGASLPVLYRALVEKYIVSMTDMDERGAGLTCMSSVAKHRQRTDEDIKIPFDKRGGGCGAAMRAMCIGLRFPDPEQEHLLIAVSVESGRLTHHHPTGYLGALAAALFTAYAVRGTLPVEAWGHRLLEVLDKAKEYVRHSGNSVELNMEHWDYFGIQWKSYLEKRGILDGKSKPQFPESYGVKERESFYRAVSFKGCGGASGHDAPMIAYDALLKAGDSWVELANHGFFHGGDSDSTAVIAAAWWGALFGFRGVPEINYQRLEYRDRLSKLGQRLYELRGKPLGTEKE from the exons ATGTCAGACACGGTCCCCCTGGAACAGAGGTACAAGGCCAGCATGGTCCTGAGTGGAGCAGGAGATGCCCTGGGCTACAACCATGGTCACTGGGAATTTGAAAATGATGGAGTGTTCATACATGAGGAAGTTCAGAAGAGAGGAGGTCTAGAGAAGCTGGATGCCAAAGACTTCCCTGTTAGTGATGACACCGTCATGCACCTGGCTACAGCTGAGGCTCTGGTCAAGGTAGGGAAGGGGAAAGGGGCGTCCCTCCCTGTGCTGTATCGAGCCCTGGTGGAGAAGTACATTGTAAGCATGACAGACATGGATGAAAGAGGAGCAG GCCTCACCTGCATGAGCAGCGTTGCAAAGCACAGACAGAGAACTGACGAGGACATTAAGATTCCCTTCGACAAGAGGGGCGGAGGGTGTGGGGCAGCCATGAGGGCCATGTGTATCGGCCTGCGGTTCCCCGACCCTGAGCAGGAGCACCTGCTGATAGCAGTAAGTGTGGAGAGTGGGCGTCTgacccaccaccaccccacaggCTACCTGGGAGCCCTGGCTGCAGCCCTGTTCACGGCCTACGCAGTGAGGGGCACCCTGCCCGTGGAGGCCTGGGGACACAGACTCCTGGAGGTCCTGGACAAAGCCAAGGAGTACGTCAGGCATTCGGGCAATAGTGTGGAGCTGAACATGGAGCACTG GGACTACTTTGGAATTCAGTGGAAATCCTATTTAGAAAAGAGAGGCATTCTGGATGGAAAGAGCAAACCTCAGTTTCCAGAGTCCTAcggagtgaaggagagggagagtttCTATAGGGCGGTGAGCTTCAAGGGTTGTGGTGGCGCCAGTGGGCATGATGCTCCCATGATAGCTTACGATGCCCTCCTGAAAGCAGGCGACTCCTGGGTTGAGCTGGCCAATcatggcttcttccatggtgggGACAGCGACTCCACGGCCGTGATCGCTGCTGCCTGGTGGGGCGCACTGTTCGGCTTCAGAGGGGTGCCAGAGATCAACTACCAGAGGCTTGAGTACCGTGACAGGCTATCCAAACTAGGGCAACGACTATACGAGCTCAGGGGAAAACCTCTTGGAACTGAGAAAGAGTGA